The following proteins are co-located in the Lates calcarifer isolate ASB-BC8 unplaced genomic scaffold, TLL_Latcal_v3 _unitig_754_quiver_1859, whole genome shotgun sequence genome:
- the LOC108879805 gene encoding septin-7 — protein sequence MLIRTHMQDLKDVTNNVHYENYRSKKLAAVTCNGVDTSKTKGQLTKSPLAQMEEERREHVMKMKKMEAEMEQVFEMKVKEKKQKLKDSEAELERRHEQMKRNLEAQYKELEEKRRVFEEEKANWEAQQRILEQQKLDASKTMEKNKKKGKIF from the exons ATGCTGATCAG GACCCATATGCAGGATCTAAAGGATGTCACCAACAATGTCCACTACGAGAACTACCGCAGTAAGAAACTTGCTGCTGTCACCTGTAACGGAGTGGACACTTCCAAGACCAAGGGACAGCTCACTAA GAGTCCCCTGGCACAGATGGAAGAGGAGCGTAGAGAGCACGTGATGAAAATGAAGAAGATGGAGGCAGAAATGGAACAAGTCTTTGAAATGAAGGTTaaggagaagaagcagaaactgAAGGATTCAGAGGCTGAG CTGGAGCGGCGCCACGAACAGATGAAGAGGAACTTGGAGGCGCAGTacaaagagctggaggagaagagacgAGTGTTTGAGGAGGAGAAGGCCAACTGGGAGGCTCAGCAGAGAATCCTCGAGCAGCAGAAACTGGACGCCTCCAA GACGATggaaaagaacaagaagaaaggaaaaatcTTTTGA